From Gracilimonas sp.:
CGAAAGCCTTCTCAGGTGATTGCAAATAAGGCCAATGAAAGCCAGTACGATTTGGTCATTATGAGTAACAAAGGTGGCCATGACTCAGATGAAGTTCGTAGTCATATCACCGAGAAAGTAATCCGATATAGCGAAAAGCCGGTGCTTAGTATTGGTACCTCTTTCGGTGGAAATGACATCCACGAAATCCTGGTTCCGATGGATGGTTCCGGCGACTCTGTGGCACCACTGGTTCAGGCCTTCGATTTTGCTCATGCCTTTGATGCCGGTATCACACTGATGCACATCATTGAGCCGTATTCGCTGGGTATGGAAGTGATGCCATTTACTGTGGAAGATGATACTGCCGTCTATCACTCACTGATAAGTAACATCAACAAATATTTCGAAAAACATCCTGAGTTAGGATTCACTATCCAGCGTACCGGTGTTGATTTTGAAGACCTGCTGGTGAGAGAAACTGAGAGCGGTTCATCATCGGTGAAAGTAGTAAGCATTGTGAAGAAAGGATTCTCAGCCCATACTGAAATCTGCGATTATGCTAACAACAGTGCAGATATGGTGATTATGAGCACCCATGGAAGAACCGGTATAGCCCGCATACTTCTGGGCTCAACCACAGCCATCGTGGCTCAGCACCTGAAAAAACCACTGATGACCTTACGCCCTGAATAAAAGCCGGCGCTAAGAAATTGACATTCAGGGACTACCAAAGTGAGTGAAAGGAGCCCGTGCATGTGAAGTAGCTTGTACGGGTTTCTTGTTTTGAGGTGGGATCATGATAAAAGTGGGCCCGGAGGGACTTGAACCCCCGACCAATCGATTATGAGTCGACTGCTCTAACCAACTGAGCTACGGGCCCTTTTGTTAATTAAACGACGATTTACCCAAAAAATGCCTTGAACTTGAAAGCTCATGTACACCAAGACGTACACCAAAGAAATTTTGTACACCATTGCTACCCAGTTTTTGGCAGCTGGCGTTAATTTTTTCAATTGTGTAGATGATGTTAGGCATTCCTCGAAAGTCGCTTACTTAGGGAAGTAAATATAGGGATTATTCTCAGCTCAATTCAAAATTAATTCCCTCTATTTTTAAGAAAATCAGTAAGCGTCTCAGCTAACTTTATTTGAATATCAGAAGCTTCCTTTTTGCCTTCTTCAGATTCATCGAATTGATAGTCTAAAATTTCTTTAAGTGCTAATTCAGCTCGTTCTTTTTTTGACAAATTCTTGACACTCTCCTCAAAAGGTTTTCCCTCACCTGTAAGCAGCCAAGTTCCATTACAACCGGAACCAATAACGATTCGGGCAAGCACTTCGGAACCAGGTTTTTTTATCCTTCCACTCTTCAAATCAGTAATTAACGAATAGTTGGAAATACCACATTTGTCTAAAAATTCTTTTGCAGAATTATATCTATTGCTAATTAAAATAATTCTTTCAGCGATCGGGTTTTTACTCATTTTGCTTGACTTGTATTAAACTCGAAGTGTAACTTATCGTTAATTAACTAAAATTCATTTACTTACAAAAGTAAGTAGATAAAATAATATACCCCCATGTCTAATCAAATAACAGAAACTCATTATAAATTGAAGATAGCGCTGTTGGTTAGGAGAGTTGGCATCAAAGAATTCGCCAATAACTTAAGGAAACCGGATGGTAAGATCGGGATCTCACACCAAGCACTTATAAGAGTGGCACAAGACAAAGAAAAAACTCCCTGGATCAAAAATGTGATCCATAAAACAATCAAAGAAACCAGTAAAGATTACCCAAACATTTGGGAGGAATTATTTAAAAGAAATGACACAAACTAAACAACAGCAATTATTTAAAGTATTAAGTGGCATTGAAAGCCAACTTGAACATGTTAGGTTTTTAATAAATGACTCAGTCCCATCTAGTGATTGGATTGATACCAAAGAATTTTCAAATAGATCTACCCTAAATAATAAAACAGTAACCAATTATGTGGGTAAGGGAGTTATTAAGAAGGCTAAAAAAATTAATGGAAGATATCTCATTCATGTTTCGGAGCTGGAATATTGGAGCAAGTAGATAGAATCTTCTCACCAGTCAATTCAAATGCAATTAACAGATTTAACATCTTAGGTCTTGCTGCCTTAATTGTATCCAGTCGTGAGTTGAAAAGTTTTTCAAAGCGCTTAGGCTAACAAAATCAGGGCTTAAAGACAACAAGTACCTTTGCAGAACCTTAACACTGACTATACCATAATATTTGACCCGTTCGCTCTAATTCATTTAAGCTTAATTTAAGCAAGGGTTCTTATAATAAGATCAGTTGAAATATCAAATACCATAAAAGTGGCCCTTTAGTTTTTATTAACCCAAAGTTCAATGCCATGAAGCTGTTAAAAGTTTTGATCAGACCCATTTTGCTTGAAGAAATTAGTAAAGAATTACGACACCACGGGGTCGATTGTATGATGGTATTTAAAGGAGAGGGTACTGGTAAATATATTGACCCCACCAAAGAACATGGTTCTTTGGATTTTCCAGCGATGCATGCAGAACTGGTAAAGATTGAAATTGCCGCTCACGACAAAGACGCCTCAAGAATTGCAAATATCATACAAAAGAAAGCTTCCACCGGAACTGAGGGTGATGGCATAATTTTTATTTCTTCAATTGACGAAGCTATTCGTATTAAAGATGGTACTAGAGGACCCGGTGTCTTTTTTTAAAAAGATATGTAATAACTAAAAACACAATATATAAACTAACACTATCATGAAAACACTTACACTTACACTTACGATTCTTCTTTTTTCTGCAGGAATGGGC
This genomic window contains:
- a CDS encoding universal stress protein → MKASHILVPTDFSEASLEAVKMAAKFVEMYDSTVDLIHVIPLMSYYDESMQHLGVPFDMEKDLYPKVLKTANDKLHEIAEEYIPKEHRGQLINLVGRKPSQVIANKANESQYDLVIMSNKGGHDSDEVRSHITEKVIRYSEKPVLSIGTSFGGNDIHEILVPMDGSGDSVAPLVQAFDFAHAFDAGITLMHIIEPYSLGMEVMPFTVEDDTAVYHSLISNINKYFEKHPELGFTIQRTGVDFEDLLVRETESGSSSVKVVSIVKKGFSAHTEICDYANNSADMVIMSTHGRTGIARILLGSTTAIVAQHLKKPLMTLRPE
- a CDS encoding P-II family nitrogen regulator, producing MKLLKVLIRPILLEEISKELRHHGVDCMMVFKGEGTGKYIDPTKEHGSLDFPAMHAELVKIEIAAHDKDASRIANIIQKKASTGTEGDGIIFISSIDEAIRIKDGTRGPGVFF